The Candidatus Polarisedimenticolia bacterium genome window below encodes:
- a CDS encoding acyl-ACP desaturase, with amino-acid sequence MTTQATSNASGGHAAARPYVPARPTIPLDDVLLADRFNKFELGARKIRWDDQGPVQIDWSQFDRSKLTLDNLLVVKLVTFVESYADVYTSLLLENFCTNDTMATFFQLWEREESNHAEKLVKYLETVGLDREDLRVALQRPRSRKFTVPYIQSPLQANCFTYCQELLTAFFYQMFRRTVQEPLLNEILVKIIADEWRHFHWYENVLKMHLETDRKKTIEECIPVFENFAMPGNQILGAEYEILTDEIIKRMRFSTSEIFQIGRTITSTFGLIEGGRMIARSSYARDMKDVVMRKKPAKPQHEEIVRSFTADLEKALGASPA; translated from the coding sequence ATGACCACGCAAGCGACTTCGAACGCGTCCGGCGGTCACGCCGCGGCGCGGCCCTACGTCCCGGCGCGGCCGACCATCCCGCTCGACGACGTCCTCCTGGCTGACCGCTTCAACAAGTTCGAGCTGGGCGCCCGGAAGATCCGCTGGGACGACCAGGGCCCCGTGCAGATCGACTGGTCCCAGTTCGACCGCAGCAAGCTGACGCTCGACAATCTCCTGGTCGTCAAGCTGGTGACCTTCGTCGAGTCGTACGCCGACGTGTACACGTCGCTCCTCCTCGAGAACTTCTGCACCAACGACACGATGGCGACCTTCTTCCAGCTCTGGGAGAGGGAGGAGTCGAACCACGCCGAGAAGCTCGTCAAGTACCTGGAGACGGTCGGGCTGGACCGGGAGGACCTGCGCGTCGCCCTGCAGCGGCCGCGCTCGCGGAAGTTCACCGTTCCGTACATCCAGTCGCCGCTGCAGGCCAACTGCTTCACCTACTGCCAGGAGCTCCTGACCGCCTTCTTCTACCAGATGTTCCGGCGCACCGTCCAGGAGCCGCTCCTGAACGAGATCCTGGTCAAGATCATCGCGGACGAGTGGCGGCACTTCCACTGGTATGAAAACGTCCTGAAGATGCACCTCGAGACCGATCGCAAGAAGACGATCGAGGAGTGCATCCCGGTGTTCGAGAACTTCGCCATGCCGGGCAACCAGATCCTCGGGGCCGAGTACGAGATCCTGACCGACGAGATCATCAAGCGGATGCGCTTCTCGACCTCGGAGATCTTCCAGATCGGCAGGACGATCACCTCGACGTTCGGCCTCATCGAGGGCGGCCGGATGATCGCCCGCTCGTCCTACGCGCGCGACATGAAGGACGTCGTGATGCGCAAGAAACCGGCCAAGCCGCAGCACGAGGAGATCGTCCGCTCGTTCACCGCCGACCTCGAGAAGGCCCTTGGAGCGAGTCCGGCCTAG